TCCCCGCACGCAGAGTCGCCGAGCGCGACGAGCAGGCTGTGACCGCCTGGAAGGAGGCGACCTGGGCGGAGGTAAAAGGGCCCGGGCGGCCTGCGGGGGCTACATCTGCTTCGAGGACGAAGCAGGGTTCACCCGGAAGCCGCCACGGGGACGAACCTGGGGCCGGCGAGGGCGCACCCCGGTCGTGACCGTCAGCGGACGACGCTCGGGGCGTCTGTCGGTGGCCGGGCTGATCGCGATACGGCCGGGCTCGCGCACCCGGCTGTGCCACCGGCTGCGCACCCACCGAGCGGGCGGCAGCGCACGCCGCAGCATGGGCGAGCGGGACTTCATCGCACTCATCGACGGTGTCCACCAGCTCGTCAAGGCGCCGATCGTGCTGGTCTGGGACCGGCTCAACACCCACGTCTCCCACGCCATGCGCGAGCTGACCGCCGAGCGGGAGTGGCTGACGGTGTTCCTGCTGCCCGCCTACTCGCCGGACCTGAATCCCGTCGAGTGGGTGTGGGCGCACGTCAAGCGCAGTCTGGCCAACCTCGCCGTGGTCGCGCTCGACCGGCTCGAAGCCCTCGTACGAAACCGGCTCAAACGCCTCCAGTACCGGCCCGACACCCTCGACGGCTTCATAGCCGGCACCGGCCTGACCCTCAACGAACCCACGTCACCTTGACGAGCCGAAGTCAGTAAGAGTCGTGGAAGTAGGTCACACCGTGCGTGCGGCGGTAGGTCGTCGGCAGACGGTCGGGCTTGCCCTGCTTCGCCCAGCAGGAGCCTCCGGTGGGCCGGATCCCCAGGGGCCCGAACTCGTCGAAGGCGAAGACCCGGTCCGGGAAGTGCTCCAGCACGTGCTCGATGCGGTCGAGCTTGGCGTCGCGTTCGGGGTC
The nucleotide sequence above comes from Streptomyces sp. NL15-2K. Encoded proteins:
- a CDS encoding transposase; translated protein: MCFEDEAGFTRKPPRGRTWGRRGRTPVVTVSGRRSGRLSVAGLIAIRPGSRTRLCHRLRTHRAGGSARRSMGERDFIALIDGVHQLVKAPIVLVWDRLNTHVSHAMRELTAEREWLTVFLLPAYSPDLNPVEWVWAHVKRSLANLAVVALDRLEALVRNRLKRLQYRPDTLDGFIAGTGLTLNEPTSP